A part of Tardiphaga sp. vice304 genomic DNA contains:
- a CDS encoding lysophospholipid acyltransferase family protein: MKRLLRSALRSSSVQRAAGFLAAEFLRLVWKTNKFTLDPPNVYDMVEPEMPVILAFWHGQHFMTPFIKRKDYKGRVLISKHRDGEFNALAAERLGIGTVRGSGDHGGAFHRKGGVGAFNEMVRTLADGINMALTADVPKRSRVAGLGIIMLARESGRPIMPFAMATSRFIQLKNWDRTTINMPFGRGVLVGGEPISVPANADRAMMETLRQQLEATLNDATRRAYIAVGRPEEARDG; encoded by the coding sequence TTGAAACGATTGCTTCGAAGCGCGCTGCGCAGCAGCTCTGTTCAGCGCGCCGCGGGCTTTCTCGCGGCCGAATTTCTGCGTCTGGTCTGGAAGACCAACAAGTTTACGCTCGATCCGCCGAATGTTTATGACATGGTCGAACCCGAGATGCCGGTGATCCTGGCGTTCTGGCACGGCCAGCATTTCATGACGCCCTTCATCAAGCGCAAGGATTACAAGGGCCGCGTGCTGATCTCGAAGCACCGCGACGGCGAGTTCAACGCGCTGGCGGCCGAGCGGCTCGGTATCGGTACCGTCCGGGGCTCCGGCGACCATGGCGGCGCGTTTCACCGCAAGGGCGGCGTCGGCGCCTTCAACGAGATGGTACGCACGCTGGCCGACGGCATCAACATGGCACTGACCGCCGACGTGCCGAAGCGCTCGCGCGTGGCCGGGCTCGGCATCATCATGCTGGCGCGCGAAAGCGGGCGGCCGATTATGCCGTTCGCGATGGCCACCAGCCGCTTCATCCAGCTCAAGAACTGGGACCGCACCACCATCAACATGCCGTTCGGCCGCGGCGTGCTGGTCGGTGGCGAGCCGATCAGCGTTCCCGCCAATGCCGACCGCGCCATGATGGAGACGCTGCGCCAGCAATTGGAGGCGACGCTGAACGATGCCACGCGCCGCGCCTATATCGCGGTCGGCCGGCCGGAAGAGGCCCGTGATGGCTAG
- a CDS encoding glycosyltransferase family 2 protein: MMLGSDVSRLSTDPATAAAQGLSIVVPLYNEAQGLSIFHDRLNALAVTLKQRHGLSCEVVYVDDGSADGTLGIARTLVATALDVQVVSLSRNFGKEAALMAGLDHARLGAVLFMDGDGQHPPTLVETLVGHWIDGGFDVVYTAKAHRDEESFLRRQAVRGFYKLINWGARAKIPEDAGDFRLLSPRAAAALRQLPERNRFFKGLATWIGFRQLRVDYEPAARQHGVTSFNPRQLIGLSIEGLTSFSVAPLRFASMFGLLLAVGAFLFGLNILWETWWEGKSVPGYPSLMVGLMTIGGVQLLMIGIVGEYIGKILSELKARPIYFVAEHSVKRVAADADAGTTDRTAAE, translated from the coding sequence ATGATGCTGGGCAGCGACGTTTCCCGCCTGTCGACCGACCCCGCCACCGCTGCGGCGCAGGGGTTGTCGATCGTGGTGCCGCTTTATAACGAGGCGCAAGGTCTTTCGATCTTCCACGACCGGCTCAACGCGCTCGCGGTGACGCTGAAGCAGCGCCATGGTCTGTCCTGCGAAGTCGTCTATGTCGATGACGGCTCGGCCGACGGCACACTCGGCATCGCGCGCACGCTTGTCGCCACCGCGCTCGACGTGCAGGTGGTGTCGCTGTCGCGCAATTTCGGCAAGGAAGCCGCCCTGATGGCGGGGCTCGACCATGCCCGGCTCGGCGCCGTTCTGTTCATGGACGGCGACGGCCAGCATCCGCCGACGCTGGTGGAGACGCTGGTGGGCCACTGGATCGATGGCGGCTTCGACGTCGTCTACACCGCCAAGGCGCATCGCGACGAGGAATCCTTCCTGCGCCGCCAGGCCGTGCGCGGCTTCTACAAGCTGATCAACTGGGGCGCGCGCGCGAAAATTCCGGAAGACGCCGGCGACTTCCGCCTGCTGTCGCCGCGGGCCGCCGCCGCCCTTCGGCAGCTGCCGGAGCGCAATCGCTTCTTCAAGGGGCTCGCCACCTGGATCGGCTTCAGGCAGTTGCGCGTCGATTACGAGCCCGCGGCGCGCCAGCACGGCGTCACCTCGTTCAATCCCCGGCAGTTGATCGGCCTGTCGATCGAGGGCCTGACCTCCTTCTCGGTGGCACCGCTGCGCTTCGCCAGTATGTTCGGATTGCTGCTCGCGGTCGGCGCCTTCCTATTTGGGCTCAACATCCTGTGGGAGACCTGGTGGGAGGGCAAGTCGGTGCCGGGCTATCCGTCGCTGATGGTCGGCCTGATGACGATCGGCGGCGTGCAGCTGTTGATGATCGGCATCGTCGGCGAATATATCGGCAAGATCCTGTCCGAGCTGAAGGCGCGGCCGATCTATTTCGTGGCCGAGCACAGCGTGAAGCGCGTGGCGGCCGATGCCGACGCCGGCACGACCGACCGGACCGCCGCGGAATGA
- a CDS encoding ATP phosphoribosyltransferase regulatory subunit, giving the protein MTQPAALRATGSAAWADALLLSFAEAGYQRAQPAILQPAEPFLDLSGEDIRKSLYLTTDASGEELCLRPDLTIPVARDYLASAKAGQPAGFCYLGPVFRYRHGAASEFQQAGIESFGRQDRAAADAEMLALALEAVAASGVSDIEIRSGDVALFTALIDALDLYPVWKRRLIKDFNRKGDLEMDLGRLALAEAPLRNEYEGVLAALAGSDRKAALALVTDLMSIAGASNVGGRSVAEIADRFLEQSTLKGGALPRDALKIITAFLAISGTPDQALAQLRLLTLSSNLDLTAALAELEERIGFMVAHGIDTSKIRFSTSFGRGLDYYTGFEFELHRQGNGVEPLVAGGRYDGLLGQLGAAEPIPAVGFSIWIEALTEVRADVAATGSAGSAA; this is encoded by the coding sequence ATGACCCAACCCGCCGCCCTTCGCGCGACCGGATCCGCCGCCTGGGCGGATGCGCTGCTGCTGTCCTTTGCCGAGGCCGGCTACCAGCGCGCCCAGCCCGCGATCCTGCAGCCCGCCGAGCCGTTCCTCGACCTGTCCGGCGAGGACATCCGCAAAAGCCTGTATCTGACCACCGACGCCTCCGGCGAGGAACTCTGCCTGCGCCCGGATCTCACGATTCCGGTGGCGCGCGACTACCTTGCCTCCGCCAAGGCCGGCCAGCCAGCCGGGTTCTGCTATCTCGGCCCGGTGTTCCGCTATCGGCACGGTGCGGCGTCGGAATTCCAGCAGGCCGGCATCGAATCCTTCGGCCGCCAGGACCGCGCCGCCGCCGACGCCGAGATGCTGGCGCTCGCTCTGGAGGCGGTTGCCGCCTCTGGCGTGAGCGATATCGAGATCCGCAGCGGCGACGTCGCTTTGTTCACCGCGCTGATCGATGCGCTGGACCTCTATCCGGTGTGGAAACGCCGGCTGATCAAGGATTTCAACCGCAAGGGCGACCTCGAAATGGATCTGGGCCGGCTGGCGCTGGCCGAAGCGCCGCTGCGCAATGAATATGAAGGCGTGCTGGCCGCACTCGCCGGCTCGGACCGCAAGGCTGCGCTGGCGCTGGTCACCGATCTGATGTCGATTGCAGGTGCCAGCAATGTCGGCGGCCGGTCGGTCGCCGAGATCGCCGATCGCTTCCTCGAACAATCGACGCTGAAGGGCGGCGCGCTGCCGCGCGATGCACTGAAGATCATCACGGCGTTTCTCGCCATTTCCGGCACGCCGGACCAGGCGCTTGCGCAGCTGCGCTTGCTTACGTTGTCGTCGAACCTCGATCTCACGGCAGCGCTTGCAGAACTGGAAGAACGGATCGGCTTCATGGTCGCCCACGGCATCGATACTTCGAAAATCCGTTTCTCGACCTCGTTCGGCCGCGGGCTCGATTATTATACCGGCTTCGAATTCGAACTGCACCGCCAGGGCAACGGCGTCGAGCCGCTGGTCGCCGGCGGGCGCTATGACGGGCTGCTCGGGCAGTTGGGAGCGGCCGAGCCGATCCCGGCGGTCGGCTTCTCGATCTGGATCGAAGCCTTGACCGAGGTTCGCGCCGACGTCGCCGCAACCGGATCCGCCGGGAGCGCCGCATGA
- a CDS encoding DUF6101 family protein: MRHQTAVKDGIIPQGDSHHGSSRPLRLDPHSLPVRFDAHDQRADGSVRHIELHRERVVLHRALRGMRMAINVRVSDFLGVAVRGLDDTKMLVLAHRDPALSIPLCVSSDRVEIDTAWQMWSAVFGLPQLPEEKVREPAQRRRRHNAVRGRRPKFLVRRRAGAMLGDAGVYHGEREIIARD, encoded by the coding sequence TTGAGGCATCAAACAGCAGTCAAAGACGGGATCATTCCCCAAGGGGATTCCCACCACGGGTCGAGCCGCCCATTGCGGCTCGACCCCCACTCGCTACCGGTCCGCTTCGATGCGCACGATCAACGTGCGGATGGCAGCGTCCGGCACATCGAACTGCATCGCGAACGCGTCGTGCTGCACCGCGCGTTGCGCGGCATGCGGATGGCGATCAACGTGCGCGTCAGCGACTTCCTCGGCGTCGCCGTGCGCGGCCTCGACGATACCAAGATGCTGGTGCTCGCGCATCGCGATCCCGCATTGTCGATCCCGTTGTGCGTCAGTTCCGACCGCGTCGAAATCGACACGGCCTGGCAGATGTGGAGCGCGGTTTTCGGGCTGCCGCAATTGCCGGAAGAAAAGGTCCGCGAACCGGCCCAGCGCCGCCGCCGCCACAACGCGGTGCGCGGACGACGTCCGAAGTTTCTGGTACGACGGCGTGCGGGAGCGATGCTCGGCGACGCCGGCGTGTATCACGGCGAACGCGAGATCATCGCGCGGGATTGA
- a CDS encoding TldD/PmbA family protein, which translates to MISSPSTLSTSPNADLLDQTALSTLAHRLVEAAKKAGADAADAVAVRGVSHGVEVRDGKVESSERSEGDDVGLRVFVGRRQAVVSTNDVSGDNVAVLAERAVAMARVAPDDQYVGLADPELLARDFPKLDLLDPVTPSVKELERRAVEAEQAALAVHGVSKSSGASASTGIGGMVLVTSTGFHGAYLRSSQSISMTAITGDGTNMERDYAYSSALHASDLESPASVGKLAGERTVARANPRKVASCKVPVVFDPRVSNTLVGHIVGAANGASIARKTSFLKDSLGKQLFSSNIRIIDDPLRVRGLRSQSFDAEGVAVKKTAIIDEGVLTTWLLDCATARELGMATTGHAHRGVSSSPSPGAYNLHMEAGDPSPEELIADIKEGFYVTDLIGSGVNGVTGDYSRGAGGFWIENGKLTYAVSEITIAGHLFDIFKSLQPANDLKFTYGVNAPTVRVEGLTIAGR; encoded by the coding sequence GTGATCTCTTCACCATCCACGCTGTCGACCTCGCCCAACGCCGACCTGCTCGACCAGACCGCATTGTCCACGCTGGCGCATCGCCTCGTCGAGGCGGCCAAAAAGGCCGGCGCCGATGCCGCGGACGCGGTCGCGGTGCGCGGCGTCTCGCACGGCGTCGAGGTGCGCGATGGCAAGGTGGAATCCTCGGAGCGTTCCGAAGGCGACGATGTCGGGCTGCGCGTCTTCGTCGGTCGCCGTCAGGCGGTTGTGTCGACCAATGACGTGTCCGGCGACAATGTCGCTGTTCTCGCCGAGCGTGCGGTGGCAATGGCGCGCGTGGCGCCCGACGATCAATATGTCGGTCTTGCCGATCCCGAACTTTTGGCTCGCGATTTTCCTAAGCTCGATCTGCTCGATCCGGTCACGCCGTCGGTGAAAGAACTCGAGCGCCGCGCGGTCGAGGCCGAACAGGCCGCGCTTGCCGTCCACGGCGTCAGCAAGTCGTCGGGCGCCTCCGCCTCGACCGGCATCGGCGGCATGGTGCTGGTGACCTCGACAGGCTTCCACGGCGCCTATCTGCGCTCGAGCCAGAGCATCTCGATGACGGCGATCACCGGCGACGGCACCAACATGGAGCGCGACTACGCCTATTCGTCGGCGCTGCATGCGTCCGATCTGGAGTCGCCGGCGTCGGTCGGCAAGCTGGCCGGCGAGCGCACCGTGGCGCGCGCCAATCCGCGCAAGGTCGCGAGTTGCAAGGTGCCGGTGGTGTTCGATCCCCGCGTTTCGAACACGCTGGTCGGCCACATCGTCGGCGCGGCGAACGGCGCGTCGATCGCGCGCAAGACGAGCTTTCTCAAGGACAGCCTCGGCAAGCAATTGTTCAGCAGCAACATCCGTATCATCGACGATCCCCTGCGCGTGCGCGGCCTGCGCTCGCAATCGTTCGATGCCGAAGGCGTCGCGGTGAAGAAGACTGCGATCATCGACGAGGGCGTGCTGACGACCTGGCTGCTGGACTGTGCCACCGCACGCGAACTCGGCATGGCTACCACCGGCCACGCCCATCGCGGCGTGTCGTCGTCGCCGTCGCCCGGCGCCTATAATCTGCATATGGAGGCGGGCGATCCTTCGCCGGAAGAACTGATCGCCGACATCAAGGAAGGCTTCTACGTCACCGACCTGATCGGCTCCGGCGTCAATGGCGTGACCGGCGATTACAGCCGCGGCGCCGGCGGGTTCTGGATCGAGAACGGCAAGCTGACCTATGCGGTGAGCGAGATCACCATCGCCGGGCATTTGTTCGATATCTTCAAGTCGCTGCAGCCCGCCAACGATCTGAAATTTACCTACGGGGTCAACGCGCCGACCGTGCGGGTCGAGGGGTTGACGATTGCCGGACGCTGA
- a CDS encoding 16S rRNA (uracil(1498)-N(3))-methyltransferase has protein sequence MPSADFRSPRLFVDAPLSADATLALDRNQSNYLGNVLRLEAGASVLVFNGRDGEWQAAIAGGKRPDRLVLLARTRPQDALPDVTYVFAPLKHARLDYMVQKAIEMGAAALQPVMTRYTQASRVNTERMRANVVEAAEQCGILSVAGVAEPLALVKYLDTRNSARLLIFCDEAADVADPMLALAGARDAAAAGMDVLIGPEGGFAEEERALLLRQPSILRLALGPRIMRADTAAVAALALVQAALGDWATRA, from the coding sequence ATGCCGTCAGCCGATTTCCGCAGTCCCCGCCTGTTCGTCGATGCGCCGCTTTCGGCCGACGCCACGCTGGCGCTGGACCGCAACCAGAGCAACTATCTCGGCAACGTGTTGCGGCTCGAAGCCGGCGCCTCGGTGCTGGTGTTCAACGGCCGCGACGGCGAGTGGCAGGCGGCGATTGCCGGCGGCAAGCGCCCGGACCGGCTGGTGCTGCTGGCACGCACAAGGCCGCAGGACGCTCTGCCCGACGTCACTTACGTGTTCGCGCCGCTGAAGCACGCGAGGCTCGACTACATGGTGCAGAAGGCGATCGAGATGGGCGCCGCCGCCCTGCAGCCGGTGATGACGCGCTACACACAGGCCAGCCGCGTCAATACCGAGCGAATGCGCGCCAACGTGGTCGAAGCGGCCGAACAATGCGGCATTCTCAGCGTTGCCGGGGTCGCCGAACCGCTGGCGCTGGTAAAATATCTCGACACCCGCAATAGCGCCCGGCTGCTGATCTTCTGCGACGAAGCGGCGGACGTGGCCGATCCAATGCTCGCGCTGGCCGGAGCCCGCGACGCGGCTGCCGCCGGCATGGACGTGCTGATCGGCCCGGAAGGCGGCTTTGCCGAGGAAGAGCGCGCTTTGCTGCTGCGCCAGCCGAGCATTCTGCGGCTGGCGCTCGGCCCCCGCATCATGCGGGCCGACACCGCGGCAGTCGCGGCCCTGGCGCTGGTGCAGGCGGCGCTCGGGGACTGGGCGACTCGGGCGTAG
- a CDS encoding 3'(2'),5'-bisphosphate nucleotidase CysQ has product MPDADAPLLTDTLTRDIALLKDTVRDAGALGLSLFRTTLKMWTKGESSPVSEADIAVNDLIQSRLQAATPDYGWLSEESADDESRLGRRLTWIIDPIDGTRGYLAGREDWCVSVALVEDNRPLLAAVFAPSTDEFFFAVRGQGTTRNDTPVGASSGIGLDYPRIAGPKPLVQRLAGGRDITLYPRIGSLALRLCWVANGRLDAAFAGGQSRDWDLAAADLIVHEANGRMSELSGDPILYNRQEVTHGLLVAAGAERHAHLVEQFRHR; this is encoded by the coding sequence TTGCCGGACGCTGACGCACCACTTCTCACCGACACGCTGACGCGCGATATCGCGCTGCTCAAGGACACCGTGCGCGACGCCGGCGCGCTCGGGCTGTCGCTGTTCCGCACCACGCTGAAAATGTGGACCAAGGGCGAATCCTCGCCGGTCTCGGAAGCCGATATCGCGGTCAATGATTTGATCCAGTCGCGGCTGCAGGCGGCGACGCCGGATTATGGCTGGCTGTCGGAGGAAAGCGCCGACGACGAATCCCGGCTCGGCCGGCGCCTGACCTGGATCATTGACCCGATCGACGGCACCCGTGGCTATCTTGCCGGCCGCGAGGACTGGTGCGTCAGCGTCGCTTTGGTCGAGGATAACCGCCCGCTGCTGGCGGCGGTGTTTGCGCCGTCCACCGATGAATTTTTCTTCGCCGTGCGCGGGCAGGGCACCACACGCAACGACACGCCCGTCGGCGCCAGCAGTGGCATCGGGCTGGATTATCCGCGCATCGCCGGGCCGAAGCCGCTGGTGCAGCGGCTGGCTGGCGGACGGGACATCACGCTGTATCCGCGAATCGGATCGCTGGCGCTGCGGCTATGCTGGGTGGCGAATGGCCGGCTCGACGCCGCCTTTGCCGGCGGCCAGAGCCGCGACTGGGATCTTGCCGCCGCAGATTTGATCGTGCACGAAGCGAATGGTAGGATGAGCGAGCTTTCCGGCGATCCCATTCTCTACAACCGCCAGGAAGTGACGCATGGGTTGCTGGTGGCCGCGGGGGCCGAGCGGCATGCTCATCTGGTTGAGCAGTTTCGGCACCGCTGA
- a CDS encoding GIY-YIG nuclease family protein — protein sequence MYYVYILASGRNGTLYIGVTNSLQKRLEQHRAGIGSEFVKKYGVYRLVYVESYDRTYEAIYSEKQLKCWKRDWKIELIERDNPEWSDLSDLIM from the coding sequence ATGTATTACGTGTATATCCTCGCCAGCGGCCGCAACGGAACGCTATACATCGGCGTCACCAATTCGCTGCAGAAGCGACTTGAACAGCACCGGGCCGGAATCGGATCGGAGTTCGTCAAGAAGTACGGAGTGTACCGGCTCGTTTATGTCGAATCTTATGATCGCACCTACGAAGCCATCTACAGCGAAAAGCAGCTCAAATGCTGGAAGCGCGACTGGAAGATCGAACTGATCGAACGCGACAACCCGGAATGGAGCGATCTCAGCGATCTGATCATGTGA
- a CDS encoding DUF4170 domain-containing protein, with protein MSDAPQPQLLHLVIGGELTDLTGTTFKDLSQVETVGFYPNYASAYVAWKAKAQQTVDNAHMRYFIVHLHRLLDPSQDTKTSS; from the coding sequence ATGTCGGACGCACCGCAGCCGCAACTGCTTCATCTGGTGATCGGCGGCGAACTGACCGACCTCACGGGCACCACGTTCAAGGATCTGAGCCAGGTCGAGACCGTCGGGTTCTATCCGAACTACGCCTCTGCCTATGTCGCCTGGAAGGCCAAGGCGCAGCAGACCGTGGATAACGCCCACATGCGCTACTTCATCGTCCATTTGCATCGCCTGCTCGATCCCAGCCAAGACACGAAGACGTCCTCTTGA
- a CDS encoding 3-deoxy-D-manno-octulosonic acid transferase, which produces MASLPVTLRVYRGLSMALAPLAPMWINRRLKQNKEDPARSDERRGISRMARPAGPLVWIHGASVGEVLAAAALIERLRGAGFRILLTSGTVTSADIVARRFPADIIHQYIPYDSPAFVARFLAHWRPNLALFIESDIWPNLVLQAAHRRLPMVLINGRMSQRSFPRWQKFSVTIGALLGRFDICLAQSDTDAERFAALGSPSVRVTGNLKLDVPAPPVDYAKLDRLRDVTSGRPVIVASSTHPGEEEILLATHRMLAGLFPGLLTVIVPRHAHRGEAIAQMIAASGAEVALRSRDETPTAATDIYVADTMGELGLFYRLSPVVFMGGSLVPHGGQNPIEAVKLGASIVHGPHVFNFTDVFAALDAAGGARQAATLEQLVKQLGQMLGDSAARQASIDAAEQVVARLGGALERTLAALDPYLLQMRLETDHA; this is translated from the coding sequence ATGGCTAGCTTGCCGGTGACGCTGCGCGTCTATCGCGGACTGTCGATGGCGCTGGCTCCGTTGGCGCCGATGTGGATCAATCGCCGCCTGAAGCAGAACAAGGAAGACCCCGCGCGCAGCGACGAGCGCCGCGGCATCAGCCGCATGGCGCGGCCAGCGGGGCCGCTGGTCTGGATCCATGGCGCCAGCGTCGGCGAGGTGCTGGCGGCGGCCGCCTTGATCGAACGGCTGCGCGGCGCCGGCTTCCGCATCCTTCTGACCTCGGGCACCGTGACCTCGGCTGACATCGTCGCCAGGCGGTTTCCGGCCGATATCATCCACCAATATATTCCCTATGACTCGCCGGCCTTCGTCGCGCGCTTCCTGGCGCACTGGCGGCCCAATCTGGCGCTGTTCATCGAGTCCGATATCTGGCCGAACCTGGTGCTGCAGGCGGCGCATCGCCGGCTGCCGATGGTGCTGATCAACGGCCGGATGTCGCAGCGCTCGTTTCCGCGCTGGCAGAAATTTTCGGTGACGATCGGCGCGCTGCTCGGCCGTTTCGACATCTGTCTGGCGCAGTCCGACACCGACGCCGAACGCTTCGCCGCGCTGGGTTCGCCGAGTGTTCGCGTCACCGGCAACCTCAAGCTCGACGTGCCGGCACCGCCGGTGGACTACGCCAAGCTTGATCGATTGAGAGACGTCACATCCGGCCGCCCGGTGATCGTGGCGTCCTCGACGCATCCCGGCGAGGAGGAAATCCTGCTGGCAACGCATCGCATGCTGGCCGGCCTGTTTCCCGGCCTGCTCACCGTGATCGTGCCGCGCCACGCCCATCGCGGCGAGGCGATCGCCCAGATGATCGCCGCCAGCGGCGCCGAGGTCGCGCTGCGCTCGCGCGACGAAACCCCGACGGCGGCGACTGATATCTATGTCGCCGACACGATGGGCGAACTCGGCCTGTTCTACCGGCTGTCGCCGGTGGTGTTCATGGGCGGCTCACTGGTGCCGCATGGCGGGCAGAACCCGATCGAGGCGGTGAAGCTCGGCGCGTCGATCGTGCACGGCCCGCACGTCTTCAACTTCACCGACGTGTTCGCCGCGCTCGATGCCGCCGGTGGCGCCAGGCAGGCCGCGACACTGGAGCAACTGGTCAAGCAGCTTGGCCAGATGCTCGGCGACAGCGCCGCGCGGCAAGCGTCGATCGACGCCGCCGAACAGGTCGTGGCCCGGCTCGGCGGCGCGCTGGAACGCACGCTGGCGGCGCTCGATCCCTATCTGCTGCAGATGCGGCTGGAGACGGACCATGCGTGA
- the hisG gene encoding ATP phosphoribosyltransferase, with the protein MTQPFVVAVPSKGRLQENAEAFFARAGLILAKPRGARDYRGTIAGLDNVEIAYLSASEIAANLARGTVHLGITGEDLLRESIPDADRKVALIEGLGFGSANVVVAVPQSWIDVRTMADLDDVTTGFRAKHNRRMRVATKYINLTRNFFARHGVVDYRIVESAGATEGAPATGAAEMIVDITTTGATLVANGLKVLDDGVMLRSQANLVASRDADWSEEARATASIILDHIAARARAAKYKEVRTRFAGCDQKLLTEAHNRFGVVAPFGGPTSSGMITLHCPPPQIYALGSFLRQHGADTVSVASLEYVLDRENPLFAKLEAFLRQ; encoded by the coding sequence ATGACCCAGCCCTTCGTCGTCGCCGTGCCCTCCAAGGGGCGCCTGCAGGAAAATGCCGAAGCCTTCTTCGCCCGCGCCGGCCTGATCCTGGCCAAGCCGCGCGGTGCCCGCGACTATCGCGGCACCATCGCCGGGCTCGACAATGTCGAGATCGCCTATCTCTCGGCCAGCGAGATCGCCGCCAACCTGGCGCGCGGCACCGTGCATCTCGGCATCACCGGCGAAGACCTGCTGCGCGAAAGCATTCCCGATGCCGACAGGAAGGTCGCGCTGATCGAGGGTCTCGGCTTCGGCAGCGCCAATGTGGTTGTTGCGGTGCCGCAGTCGTGGATCGACGTCCGGACCATGGCGGATCTCGACGACGTCACCACCGGTTTTCGCGCGAAGCATAACCGCCGCATGCGCGTCGCCACCAAGTACATCAACCTGACGCGCAACTTCTTCGCCAGACATGGCGTGGTCGACTACCGCATCGTCGAGAGCGCCGGCGCCACCGAAGGCGCCCCGGCCACCGGCGCGGCGGAAATGATCGTCGATATCACCACCACCGGCGCGACCCTGGTCGCCAACGGCCTCAAGGTGCTCGACGACGGCGTGATGCTGCGTAGCCAGGCCAATCTGGTCGCGTCGCGCGACGCCGACTGGAGCGAGGAGGCGCGCGCCACCGCCAGCATCATCCTCGACCACATCGCCGCGCGGGCTCGCGCCGCCAAGTACAAGGAAGTCCGCACCCGCTTTGCCGGCTGCGACCAGAAGCTGCTCACCGAGGCGCATAACCGCTTCGGCGTGGTGGCGCCGTTTGGCGGTCCGACCTCGTCGGGCATGATCACGCTGCACTGCCCGCCGCCGCAGATCTACGCGCTCGGCAGCTTCCTGCGCCAGCACGGCGCCGATACCGTGTCGGTTGCCTCGCTGGAATATGTGCTGGACCGCGAGAACCCGCTGTTCGCCAAGCTCGAGGCGTTCTTGCGACAGTAA
- the ubiA gene encoding 4-hydroxybenzoate octaprenyltransferase, with amino-acid sequence MSDAAARVADATGNWVDRSAPLWSRPYLRLARFDRPIGSWLLLMPCWWSAALAAGVAQDLHQLPWSVALFFVGAFVMRGAGCTWNDITDRDLDAKVERTRSRPIPAGQVSVRQALVFLVLQALVGLVVLVQFNGFATLTGIASLGIVAAYPFMKRITYWPQIVLGLAFSWGALMGFAVQFGGLDPAAFLLYAGSISWVIGYDTIYAHQDTEDDALIGIKSTALLFGARTQAALLAFYGLAVLLIGAALVSAGAQWPAWLGLAAFAAHLVWQTMRVDIRDSALCLRIFKSNRDAGLLLFAALLIDAVMRAG; translated from the coding sequence ATGAGCGACGCTGCCGCCCGCGTTGCGGATGCGACCGGCAACTGGGTCGATCGCAGCGCGCCGCTGTGGTCGCGCCCCTATCTGCGGCTGGCTAGGTTCGACCGCCCGATCGGCTCCTGGCTGCTCTTGATGCCATGCTGGTGGTCGGCGGCGCTGGCTGCCGGCGTCGCGCAAGACCTGCATCAACTGCCGTGGTCGGTCGCACTGTTCTTCGTCGGCGCCTTCGTGATGCGCGGCGCCGGCTGCACCTGGAACGACATCACCGACCGCGACCTCGATGCGAAGGTCGAGCGAACGCGCTCGCGGCCGATCCCGGCCGGGCAGGTCAGCGTCAGGCAGGCTTTGGTATTTCTGGTGCTGCAGGCGCTGGTCGGGCTCGTCGTGCTCGTGCAGTTCAACGGCTTCGCGACTCTCACCGGCATTGCCTCGCTCGGCATCGTCGCCGCCTATCCCTTCATGAAGCGCATCACCTACTGGCCGCAGATCGTGCTCGGCCTGGCGTTCTCGTGGGGAGCGCTGATGGGCTTTGCCGTGCAGTTCGGCGGGCTCGATCCGGCGGCCTTCCTGCTTTACGCCGGCTCGATCTCCTGGGTGATCGGCTACGACACGATCTACGCCCATCAGGACACCGAAGACGACGCGCTGATCGGCATCAAATCGACGGCGCTGTTGTTCGGCGCCCGCACGCAGGCCGCGCTGCTGGCGTTCTATGGACTGGCCGTGCTGCTGATCGGCGCCGCGCTGGTGTCGGCCGGTGCGCAGTGGCCGGCGTGGCTGGGGCTCGCGGCGTTTGCCGCGCATCTGGTGTGGCAGACTATGCGCGTCGATATCCGCGATTCCGCGCTGTGCCTGCGCATCTTCAAATCCAACCGCGACGCGGGGCTGCTGCTGTTCGCAGCGTTGCTGATCGATGCGGTGATGCGGGCGGGGTAA